The following proteins are co-located in the Syngnathus scovelli strain Florida chromosome 5, RoL_Ssco_1.2, whole genome shotgun sequence genome:
- the cyp4v2a gene encoding cytochrome P450 4V8, with product MAIVAASVSVPLLGVGLLLVLAALTYKQLSTYLKNWMVMRPIPAVSRTYPFIGNALDLKTDAVEFFQQIQGYVEEFRNMPLIKLWLGTVPCVILYHAETVEPIVSNPVHMDKSITYSFLHPWLGTGLLTSTGPKWRQRRKMLTPTFHFTILQDFLEVMNEQAEVLVNKLAPQAGKGPFNCFNYITLCALDIICETAMGKKIYAQSNSESEYVQSVYKMSDIISRRQRAPWFWPDFTYKYFGEGNVHESTLKLLHSFTYEVIRERAESLKKEDESETRKRRAFLDMLLKTKDEDGNSMSHQDIQEEVDTFMFRGHDTTAAAMNWALHLLGSHPDVHRKVQRELREVFGASDRVANMEDLKQLKYLECVIKEALRLFPSVPFFARSLCEDAKINGFKVPSGTNAIIVTYALHRDPRYFPEPEEFRPERFLPENVTGRPPYAYIPFSAGLRNCIGQRFALMEEKVVLSSILRNFNVKTSQTREELSPTAGLILRPECGIWIQLEKCDKAQTSL from the exons ATGGCTATCGTGGCCGCCAGTGTTTCGGTGCCGCTGCTGGGCGTCGGCCtgcttctggttctggcggcgCTCACGTACAAACAGCTGAGCACGTATctgaaaaactggatggtcatgAGGCCCATCCCGGCCGTAAGCCGCACGTATCCCTTCATTGGCAACGCGCTGGATTTGAAAACCGACGCGGTAG AATTCTTCCAGCAAATTCAGGGTTATGTAGAAGAATTCCGCAATATGCCGCTGATTAAACTCTGGCTTGGGACCGTGCCATGTGTGATTCTTTATCATGCCGAGACTGTCGAG CCAATTGTGAGCAACCCTGTTCACATGGACAAATCTATCACTTACAGCTTCCTCCATCCCTGGCTCGGAACCGGTCTGCTCACCAG CACAGGCCCAAAGTGGCGCCAGCGGCGTAAGATGCTGACGCCCACGTTCCACTTCACCATCCTGCAGGACTTCCTGGAAGTGATGAACGAACAGGCTGAGGTTCTGGTGAACAAGTTGGCCCCCCAGGCGGGTAAaggccccttcaactgcttcaaCTACATCACGCTGTGCGCCCTGGACATCATCTGCG AAACTGCTATGGGAAAGAAAATCTACGCACAAAGCAATTCTGAGTCGGAGTATGTCCAAAGTGTCTACAA AATGAGTGACATCATCAGCCGCCGACAGAGGGCGCCATGGTTCTGGCCCGACTTCACATACAAATACTTTGGCGAGGGTAACGTGCACGAGAGCACGCTCAAATTGCTACATTCATTCACGTATGAG GTGATTCGGGAGCGAGCTGAGAGTCTCAAGAAGGAGGACGAATCCGAGACCAGGAAGAGGCGAGCGTTCCTGGACATGCTGCTCAAGACCAAAGACGAGGACGGGAACTCCATGAGCCATCAGGACATCCAGGAGGAAGTGGACACCTTCATGTTCAGG GGCCACGACACGACGGCAGCGGCGATGAACTGGGCCCTTCATCTGCTGGGCTCTCACCCCGACGTGCACCGCAAAGTTCAACGCGAGCTTCGGGAAGTGTTTG GTGCGTCGGACCGCGTGGCCAACATGGAAGACCTGAAGCAGCTCAAGTACTTGGAGTGCGTCATCAAGGAGGCCCTACGCCTCTTTCCCTCCGTACCCTTTTTTGCACGCAGCCTCTGCGAAGATGCCAAAATCA ATGGTTTTAAAGTGCCCAGCGGCACCAACGCCATCATCGTCACCTACGCTCTTCACCGGGATCCTCGCTACTTCCCTGAGCCCGAGGAATTCCGTCCCGAACGCTTCCTGCCGGAAAACGTGACCGGGAGACCGCCGTATGCGTACATCCCCTTCTCTGCCGGACTTCGCAACTGCATCG GTCAACGCTTTGCCCTCATGGAGGAAAAAGTGGTGTTATCTTCCATTTTGCGTAACTTTAACGTCAAAACTAGCCAGACACGTGAAGAGCTGAGTCCGACGGCTGGGCTCATCCTGCGGCCCGAATGCGGCATCTGGATACAGTTGGAAAAATGCGACAAAGCCCAGACGAGTCTTTAA
- the tlr3 gene encoding toll-like receptor 3, which produces MALKLAVCVCFENEPRKEEVKAEEEISCPCFFALTKLIDVSDVCTEEIQLRLEIMSCRDGNNLVILLWHLTLVLLVESSQKKTTCHIQGTTADCSRLSLTAVPSDLPGNITSLDLSHNRLSRTPPAALAPYADLLHLDVGFNSITELDGGLCRTLPLLQTLNMDHNEMHVIQEEDLSACGNLTRFRLSSNRLKLKGEVFARLQNLQFLDVSKNNLNSAKLGSRPQMPNLVELRLGFNTFSTLAADDFALFSHSASLQVLNLESANIKTVDPASLQTISHFRILIMDGSNMGTTAISKLCVALSGTSIQKLSLRRMKLVTLTANTFKELQQTNVTWLDLSGNGLGQIQPGSFQYLNKLDELVLSENNIKHLTERTFEGLGNLKQLDLTKALVKSHTSATPIIDDFSFRPLGDLETLCLKRTSAREITERTFTGLKSLKYLDLSWSSYASMKSISNKTLASLGGSPLLKLNLTAAAILQIQYGAFSHLGNLTHLYLDFNFIKQTLSGTEFQGLGQLQELHMSFNHQTISLSSTSFVGVPLLRVLTLSKSLTAMSLNLEGSPFQPLSKLVYLDLSNNNIANLRANLLSQLANLKVLNLQHNNLARLWNDANPGGPVFYLKGLENMASLQLDSNGLDAIPVEALRGLRNLRELSLSNNLLNNLKDSVFDSLTSLKVLRLQRSLITAVRPEVFRIPLANLSYLLMDKNPFDCTCESILWFITWLNTTNISSSNIPGHYVCNTPLAYFNRSIKDFDPLSCKDLAPFHALYILSSTLVVLLTATALLLRFHGWRIQFYWNVLVNRALGFSDATVEEGRQFEYDAYIIHAEEDGNWVERAMVPLEGEACKFCVEDRDSVPGMSQLESIVENMRNSRKILFVVTESLLSDPWCRRFKAHQALHQVMEASRDSVILVFLQDVHDYKLSRSLFLRRGMLRQRCVLHWPVHKERVVAFRQKLLIALGMTNRFPPLL; this is translated from the exons ATGGCGCTGAAacttgcagtgtgtgtgtgttttgaaaacGAACCTCGTAAAGAAGAAGTGAAAGCGGAGGAGGAAATCTCATGTCCGTGTTTCTTTGCTCTGACAAAGCTTATTGACGTCTCTGATGTCTgcacggaggaaatacaacttcGTTTGGAAATCATGAGCTGCAGAGACGGGAACAACTTG GTGATCCTTCTGTGGCACCTCACGCTGGTTCTCCTCGTCGAGTCCTCCCAGAAGAAGACCACTTGCCACATCCAAGGCACCACGGCCGACTGCAGCCGCCTGAGCCTGACCGCGGTGCCGTCCGACCTCCCCGGCAACATCACCAGCTTGGATCTGTCCCACAATCGCCTGAGCCGGACCCCGCCAGCGGCCCTGGCCCCCTACGCGGATCTCCTGCACCTGGACGTCGGTTTCAACAGCATCACCGAGCTGGACGGCGGACTGTGCCGGACGCTGCCCCTGCTGCAGACTCTGAACATGGACCACAATGAGATGCACGTCATCCAGGAAGAGGATCTGAGCGCCTGCGGGAACCTGACCAGGTTTCGTTTGTCGAGCAACAGGCTGAAACTGAAAGGGGAAGTCTTTGCCAGGCTACAG aatcTACAATTCCTGGACGTGTCTAAGAACAATCTCAACTCGGCCAAGCTGGGCTCCAGGCCTCAAATGCCCAACCTGGTGGAGCTCAGGCTGGGATTCAACACCTTCTCAACTTTGGCCGCAGATGACTTTGCTCTCTTTAGCCACTCAGCATCTCTGCAGGTCCTCAACCTGGAATCCGCCAACATCAAAACG GTGGACCCCGCTTCCTTGCAGACTATTTCCCACTTTCGTATCCTCATCATGGACGGGAGCAACATGGGAACGACGGCCATCTCCAAACTCTGCGTAGCGCTGTCGGGAACGTCTATCCAGAAATTGTCCCTGCGGAGGATGAAGTTGGTCACCCTGACCGCAAACACCTTCAAAGAGTTGCAGCAAACCAACGTAACCTGGCTGGACCTCTCCGGGAACGGCTTGGGTCAAATCCAACCGGGCTCGTTCCAGTATCTCAACAAACTGGATGAGCTCGTCTTGTCGGAAAACAACATCAAGCATTTGACCGAGCGGACGTTTGAGGGTCTCGGTAATTTGAAGCAGCTGGACTTGACAAAAGCTCTGGTGAAAAGTCACACCTCCGCCACgcccatcatcgacgacttctcCTTCCGGCCGCTGGGCGACCTGGAGACTttgtgtttgaagaggacttcaGCACGGGAGATTACGGAGCGCACCTTTACGGGCTTGAAAAGTCTCAAATATCTGGACCTGAGCTGGAGCAGCTACGCATCAATGAAAAGCATCTCCAATAAGACGCTGGCTTCACTCGGCGGGTCGCCGTTACTGAAGCTCAATTTGAcggcggcggccattttgcagaTTCAATACGGCGCCTTCTCCCATTTGGGGAACCTCACCCACCTTTACCttgattttaatttcatcaAGCAGACTCTGAGCGGGACGGAGTTCCAAGGCTTGGGtcaacttcaggagcttcacatgtCCTTCAACCACCAAACCATCAGCCTTAGCTCCACGTCGTTTGTCGGCGTTCCCCTTCTCAGGGTCCTAACGCTGAGTAAAAGCCTGACGGCCATGTCCTTGAACTTGGAGGGTTCTCCGTTCCAGCCCTTATCCAAGCTGGTCTACTTGGACCTGAGCAACAATAACATCGCCAACTTGAGAGCGAACCTGCTGAGCCAACTGGCAAACCTGAAGGTCCTCAACTTGCAACACAACAACCTGGCGCGGTTGTGGAATGACGCCAATCCTGGCGGCCCCGTGTTCTACCTGAAGGGCTTGGAGAACATGGCCAGCCTGCAGCTGGACAGCAACGGACTAGACGCCATCCCCGTGGAGGCGCTGAGAGGGCTGAGGAACCTGCGTGAGCTCAGCCTTAGCAACAATCTGCTCAACAACCTGAAGGACTCCGTTTTCGACAGCCTGACCTCCCTGAAAGTCTTACGTCTTCAGAGGAGCCTGATCACGGCCGTGAGGCCCGAGGTGTTCCGGATTCCTTTGGCCAACCTTAGCTATCTCCTCATGGATAAGAATCCCTTCGACTGCACCTGCGAGAGCATCCTGTGGTTTATCACGTGGCTGAACACCACaaacatcagcagcagcaacatCCCCGGCCACTACGTGTGCAACACGCCGCTGGCTTACTTCAACCGCTCCATCAAAGATTTCGACCCGCTCTCGTGCAAGGACCTGGCGCCATTCCACGCGCTCTACATACTGAGCAGCACTCTGGTGGTGCTGCTGACCGCGACGGCGCTTCTGCTGCGCTTCCACGGCTGGAGGATCCAGTTCTACTGGAACGTCCTGGTCAATCGGGCTTTAGGCTTCAGCGACGCCACGGTGGAGGAGGGCCGGCAGTTTGAATACGACGCTTACATCATTCACGCCGAGGAGGACGGCAACTGGGTGGAGAGAGCCATGGTGCCCCTGGAGGGCGAGGCGTGCAAGTTTTGCGTGGAGGACCGGGATTCGGTGCCAGGAATGTCCCAGCTGGAGTCCATCGTGGAGAACATGAGGAACTCCCGCAAAATCCTTTTTGTGGTCACCGAAAGCCTCCTCAGCGATCCGTGGTGCAGACG CTTCAAGGCCCATCAAGCGCTGCACCAGGTGATGGAGGCCAGCAGAGACTCGGTGATCCTGGTCTTCCTGCAGGACGTACACGACTACAAGCTATCGCGCTCGCTTTTCCTGCGCCGCGGCATGCTGAGGCAACGCTGCGTCCTCCACTGGCCCGTGCACAAGGAACGGGTGGTCGCCTTCCGTCAGAAGCTGCTCATCGCCCTCGGCATGACCAATCGATTCCCACCCCTGCTTTAA